The following DNA comes from Peribacillus sp. FSL E2-0218.
CATTTTCAAAGAAGGCCTCTAACGTTTTTTCCAGAATTCCGTTACAAAGCAGAATAAATGAAACATTAAATAGAATAATTCCATTTCCATGACGGTCGCGGTTATTGGTCATCCGCCTCCTTCTTCATTTGAAAAAATTGAAGATTTGCATGCATAAATAAGCAATGCCAGCCCCGATTAACGGACCAACGGCAACGCCCTTGAATAAGGCTACCGCAAGAATCGTCCCAAAAACAAGGGCCGTGGTGATGTGGGGATCATGTGATAATAGTGTAATCCCATTTTTTGCTATAAGCGCAACCGCTATTCCGGATGCAAGCGCGATCCAGGCATACGGGGATTTAACCGCATCTCCGAGCTCCTTGAACCCGATTGCCCCATTCGCGATCGGTATCAGTACGGAAATGGTGATGATCGTGACCCCCAAATTGATTCCTTTCGCCTCGAGATAGGGGAAAACCTTAGCGTCAAGACCAACCACTTTCATGATCAGCAGAAAACCTGCAGCCATGATCAGCGATGTATTTTTCCCGAACCAGCCGATCGCTGCAAGCAATATTAAAAATGCGATAGGTCCGTTTACCATTATGCCTTCGACTCCATTCTTTTTTATATTTTATTATTTTAACATAGCAAATTTCCTTCTTTCCTTGTTAATGGAGAGGACAATTTGTGTAAAAAGTTACATCGAAGGACGAAAGAATCTTTCCTTTCATTTCCATTCTCGTTACAATTATAATACAAACTTTATGATTGAAGGAGGATATGTCTTGAATCCAGTTTATATGTATCGCTTCATTCGTTCTTTGCTCGTCATCGGCGGGGTGATCTTAGGTGGGATTGCCTTGTTTTATTTATCCAAATATACATATCCATTCATCATCGCCATGGTAATTGCATTCTTGATGAATCCGCTTGTCACTTTCTTCGAAAAGAAAGGCAGGTTACCACGGGGGTTTGCCGTATTCGTTTCCCTCTTACTCATTTTTCTGATATTTGCGGGGCTCATCACCCTGCTGGTAACCGAAATCATCTCCGGTACCAATTACCTTGCAGGAGTCATCCCTGAACATATCGAAACGATCGTGGACTATGTAGAGTCCTACATCGCCACCACCATCATCCCTTTATACAACCAAATCGCGGCGATGTTCAATAATTTGGATGTCGACCAGCAGGATACCGTCCTCAAGAATATCCAAAACATCGGCGAATCCATCACTACAGGAGTAAGCGGGTTCATTCAAGCGTTCTTGAAGAACATTCCCACAATCATCG
Coding sequences within:
- a CDS encoding DUF441 domain-containing protein, whose protein sequence is MVNGPIAFLILLAAIGWFGKNTSLIMAAGFLLIMKVVGLDAKVFPYLEAKGINLGVTIITISVLIPIANGAIGFKELGDAVKSPYAWIALASGIAVALIAKNGITLLSHDPHITTALVFGTILAVALFKGVAVGPLIGAGIAYLCMQIFNFFK